A section of the Deinococcus taeanensis genome encodes:
- the rdgB gene encoding RdgB/HAM1 family non-canonical purine NTP pyrophosphatase, protein MKVVLATSNAGKIREIEEALQDLGWTLSPLGPLPLPEETGATYEENAALKACAAAVMLNAPALADDSGIEIEALGGEPGVYSARYGNRESDMERNVYVLEKLRGEKNRRAKFVSVVILAYPDGHLETYRGELHGTLLEGPRGANGFGYDPLFVPDGDTRTLAEMTVEEKRAVSHRGRALAALREAHRQGLPERETTPIV, encoded by the coding sequence ATGAAAGTGGTACTGGCGACCAGCAACGCCGGGAAGATCCGGGAGATCGAGGAGGCCCTGCAGGACCTCGGCTGGACGCTCAGCCCTCTGGGGCCGCTGCCCCTGCCAGAGGAGACGGGTGCGACCTACGAGGAGAACGCGGCGCTGAAAGCCTGCGCGGCGGCTGTCATGCTGAACGCGCCCGCCCTGGCCGACGACAGCGGCATTGAGATAGAGGCGCTCGGCGGCGAGCCCGGCGTGTACTCCGCCCGTTACGGCAACCGCGAAAGCGACATGGAACGCAACGTGTACGTCCTGGAGAAACTCCGCGGGGAGAAGAACCGCCGCGCGAAATTCGTCTCCGTGGTGATTCTCGCCTACCCGGACGGGCACCTTGAAACGTACCGCGGTGAACTGCACGGCACGCTGCTCGAAGGCCCGCGCGGTGCGAACGGCTTCGGATACGACCCGCTGTTCGTGCCAGACGGAGACACCCGCACCCTGGCCGAGATGACTGTGGAGGAAAAGCGCGCCGTGAGCCACCGCGGCCGCGCCCTCGCCGCCCTGCGGGAAGCGCACCGCCAGGGCCTACCGGAGCGCGAGACGACACCCATCGTCTGA